In Candidatus Defluviilinea proxima, a single genomic region encodes these proteins:
- a CDS encoding ABC transporter permease subunit — translation MKQIRIIYHLARADFLERVRRYSFLVVLGLVVLLGYQTAAGNVRLQLGQYRGEFNSAWIAGMMSIIATFFLGWFGFYVVKGSVARDRETGVGQIMATTPMSRPLYMLGKWLSNFVVLMTMIVILVIFGFVIQLISGESIQVDLNTYLPPFVFIVTPLMAMVAAVAVLFEAIPFLSGGFGNVVYFFAFVMIIPFTMDSAIVKTYPALEPLGMALLKEDMSREVLQVFPDYDGSFMLGGMDTTIIDTFTWTGIDWTSSVIAMRFGYIGLAILVTLLGALFFDRFDPSRAKPRSVQMKSTASTLKPQVATTSQALPQPAHLTPLAPSQSGFVFIRVLISELKLLLKGQRWWWYAGAAGLFIASLVSPVESVRTYILPLAWVWPVLIWSGMGNREMTNNTQQMVFSSAAPLMRQLPATWLAGFIVTVLAGSGALLKLMFAGDGVALLAWCSAALFIPSFALASGVWSNSHKLFEILYITLWYLGPMNNVPGTDYIGAHSDGYIAFYIPFSVMLIAAAFIGRARQLQN, via the coding sequence ATGAAACAGATCCGCATCATCTACCATTTGGCACGCGCCGATTTTTTAGAACGTGTGCGTCGTTATAGCTTTCTGGTCGTGTTGGGATTGGTGGTTTTACTTGGGTATCAAACCGCCGCTGGAAATGTGCGTCTGCAACTCGGTCAATACCGTGGCGAGTTTAACTCTGCATGGATCGCTGGCATGATGTCCATCATCGCTACGTTCTTTCTCGGTTGGTTCGGCTTCTATGTGGTCAAAGGCTCGGTGGCGCGTGACCGTGAAACGGGCGTCGGGCAGATCATGGCAACCACGCCGATGTCACGCCCACTCTATATGCTCGGCAAATGGCTCAGCAACTTTGTGGTCTTGATGACGATGATCGTCATCCTCGTGATCTTCGGTTTCGTCATTCAACTCATCAGCGGCGAAAGCATACAAGTTGATCTCAATACCTATCTTCCTCCATTCGTGTTCATCGTCACACCGCTCATGGCGATGGTTGCTGCTGTGGCTGTGTTGTTCGAAGCTATCCCGTTCTTATCGGGCGGCTTCGGCAATGTCGTATATTTCTTTGCGTTCGTCATGATCATCCCGTTCACGATGGATTCAGCAATTGTCAAAACATATCCCGCGCTCGAGCCGCTTGGCATGGCATTGCTCAAAGAGGACATGTCGCGCGAAGTCTTACAAGTCTTCCCCGATTACGATGGCAGTTTCATGCTCGGTGGCATGGACACCACGATCATCGACACATTCACATGGACGGGCATCGACTGGACTTCCTCCGTGATCGCGATGCGTTTTGGTTATATCGGTCTCGCGATCCTTGTAACGTTGCTCGGTGCGCTCTTCTTCGATCGCTTCGATCCATCACGTGCAAAGCCGCGCAGTGTGCAGATGAAAAGCACCGCCTCAACTCTTAAGCCGCAAGTTGCTACAACATCTCAAGCTTTGCCTCAGCCTGCGCATTTGACTCCTCTAGCTCCATCCCAAAGCGGATTCGTTTTCATACGTGTTCTCATCTCCGAACTCAAACTCCTCCTCAAAGGACAGCGTTGGTGGTGGTATGCAGGTGCGGCTGGACTATTCATCGCAAGCCTTGTCAGCCCCGTCGAAAGTGTGCGGACGTATATCCTCCCGTTGGCATGGGTCTGGCCGGTCCTCATTTGGTCTGGCATGGGCAACCGCGAGATGACCAACAACACACAGCAAATGGTCTTCTCTTCCGCTGCGCCGCTGATGCGACAACTCCCCGCCACATGGCTGGCAGGATTTATCGTCACAGTATTGGCTGGAAGCGGAGCCTTGTTGAAGTTGATGTTTGCAGGTGACGGTGTTGCTTTGCTTGCATGGTGTTCCGCCGCGCTGTTCATTCCATCCTTTGCGCTGGCATCTGGTGTATGGAGCAACAGTCACAAACTCTTCGAGATACTGTACATTACTTTGTGGTATCTCGGACCGATGAACAACGTCCCTGGCACGGATTACATCGGCGCACACAGCGATGGCTATATTGCGTTCTACATTCCATTTTCCGTTATGTTGATCGCAGCCGCTTTCATTGGCAGAGCGAGACAACTACAGAATTAA
- a CDS encoding ABC transporter ATP-binding protein has product MKLITTNLGKQYRRDFWGLKDFSLEIKPGILGLLGPNGAGKSTFMRMLATITKPTDGKILWNDVDIVKSPDTMRAVLGYLPQDFGVYPNLTAVEFLEYMAAIKGLDAKATKRRIDELLQVVNLVEAAKRPLGGYSGGMKQRVGIAQALLNDPQLLIVDEPTVGLDPEERVRFRNLLSDLSGERIVILSTHIVSDVEATATHIALVNKGQLLRESAPENLLKELEGKVWEWTVSSDELVTLKQTHIVSGTIRRSDGVAVRVVSANQPEAGARSVSPNLEDAYLYFIGGNA; this is encoded by the coding sequence ATGAAACTAATTACTACAAACCTCGGCAAACAATACCGCCGTGACTTTTGGGGATTGAAAGACTTTTCCCTTGAGATCAAGCCTGGGATTCTCGGCTTGCTTGGACCGAACGGGGCGGGCAAGTCCACGTTTATGAGGATGCTGGCGACCATCACTAAGCCAACAGATGGGAAAATCTTGTGGAACGATGTGGACATCGTCAAATCACCAGATACGATGCGCGCCGTGCTCGGATATTTGCCTCAAGACTTTGGTGTGTACCCGAATCTGACTGCGGTTGAGTTTCTCGAATACATGGCGGCGATCAAGGGGCTGGACGCAAAGGCAACGAAAAGACGAATTGATGAATTGTTGCAAGTTGTGAATCTTGTTGAAGCGGCGAAACGTCCGCTTGGTGGCTATTCGGGTGGGATGAAACAACGCGTCGGAATTGCACAGGCGTTACTCAACGACCCGCAACTGCTCATCGTGGATGAGCCCACTGTGGGCCTCGACCCCGAAGAGAGAGTCCGCTTTAGAAATTTGCTGTCAGACCTATCGGGCGAACGAATCGTGATCCTATCCACGCACATTGTTTCAGATGTGGAAGCGACTGCCACACACATCGCCCTCGTGAATAAAGGTCAACTCTTGCGTGAGTCCGCGCCTGAAAATCTGCTCAAGGAACTCGAAGGCAAAGTCTGGGAGTGGACAGTCTCCAGTGATGAACTCGTGACACTCAAACAAACGCACATCGTCAGCGGGACGATCAGGAGAAGTGATGGGGTGGCGGTCAGAGTGGTAAGTGCGAATCAGCCTGAGGCGGGGGCAAGAAGCGTGAGTCCGAACCTCGAAGATGCCTACCTGTATTTCATCGGAGGCAATGCATGA
- a CDS encoding stress response translation initiation inhibitor YciH has product MNKNNARTVWSSNDGDQRKKEQRPTNTKSLPPQQQTAYLHRDSKGRGGKSVTLIKNLTLSEDDMKSLAKRIKQDCGVGGTVKDGVIEIQSEQREKIAGILEKLGYKIKIAGG; this is encoded by the coding sequence ATGAACAAAAACAACGCTCGTACAGTTTGGTCATCCAATGACGGAGACCAACGCAAGAAAGAACAACGACCGACAAACACGAAGTCCCTGCCACCCCAGCAACAGACCGCCTACCTGCATCGTGACTCGAAAGGGCGCGGCGGGAAGTCTGTCACATTGATCAAAAATCTCACGCTTTCAGAAGATGACATGAAGTCTCTGGCAAAGAGGATCAAACAGGATTGCGGCGTGGGTGGGACGGTTAAGGATGGAGTGATCGAGATCCAAAGCGAGCAACGGGAAAAGATCGCAGGGATTCTGGAGAAGTTGGGATATAAGATCAAGATCGCAGGTGGTTAA
- a CDS encoding sensor histidine kinase, which yields MEQNAKTESFIAQPFYIFISILLGAITFFGIRELWISGSPANAALLLTLFLFHIGLFWSNIRNFEKPRWWMFYYPVQVVLILVIVNLPFTSDINLTLLGSSILCLIGESLGLWGNTRRALYIGLFLFGFMLIMLYLLVGRAQFLFAVASILVNGGFIVLLMVMYNQQIAERQKAVDLAESLESANAKLVASAAKIESLTLQNERQRMARELHDTLTQGVAGHVLQLEAVKAHLASNRIERASAIVEQAIVRARTTLAESRAAIDDLRSMPTDLKEAVREKVERFQQSAGIPCELEITVSENQLASQTTEHALNILSESLTNILRHAQATQVHVKFFIQKQTLELEIRDNGVGFDVTQQPSGHYGLVGMHERARLTGGTLAIESNQNGTLVQFVVGRS from the coding sequence ATGGAACAAAACGCAAAGACTGAATCCTTCATTGCCCAACCGTTCTATATCTTCATTTCCATTCTGCTCGGCGCGATCACATTCTTCGGCATCAGGGAATTATGGATATCGGGTTCGCCTGCAAATGCCGCGCTCCTTCTCACGCTCTTTCTTTTTCACATCGGTCTATTCTGGTCGAACATCCGCAATTTTGAAAAACCACGCTGGTGGATGTTCTACTATCCCGTCCAGGTTGTGTTGATCCTCGTGATCGTGAACCTGCCGTTCACCAGCGACATCAACCTGACCTTGCTAGGCTCATCCATTCTGTGCCTGATCGGTGAATCTTTGGGGTTATGGGGCAACACGCGCCGCGCCTTGTATATCGGGCTTTTTCTCTTTGGCTTTATGCTGATCATGTTGTATCTGTTGGTGGGGCGCGCACAGTTTCTTTTTGCTGTTGCCAGCATATTGGTCAACGGTGGGTTCATCGTGTTGTTGATGGTGATGTATAACCAACAGATCGCCGAACGTCAGAAAGCCGTGGATCTGGCAGAATCACTCGAAAGTGCCAATGCGAAACTTGTCGCTTCTGCCGCGAAGATCGAGTCGCTCACACTACAAAATGAACGTCAGCGTATGGCGCGTGAACTGCACGATACGCTCACGCAAGGTGTGGCGGGACACGTCCTGCAATTGGAGGCGGTCAAAGCACACCTCGCCTCGAATCGGATCGAACGGGCCTCTGCCATTGTGGAGCAAGCCATCGTCCGCGCCAGAACGACGCTTGCCGAATCCCGTGCCGCCATTGACGACCTGCGCTCCATGCCAACGGACCTCAAAGAAGCTGTCCGTGAAAAGGTGGAACGCTTTCAACAGTCCGCAGGGATTCCGTGTGAGTTGGAGATCACGGTGAGCGAGAACCAACTTGCCTCGCAAACAACAGAGCACGCCCTAAACATCTTGAGTGAATCGCTGACCAACATCCTGCGTCACGCACAGGCCACACAAGTGCATGTAAAGTTCTTCATCCAGAAACAAACCCTCGAACTCGAAATCCGCGATAACGGCGTAGGCTTCGACGTCACACAACAACCGAGCGGACACTACGGCCTGGTCGGTATGCACGAACGCGCCCGTCTCACAGGCGGAACGCTCGCCATCGAATCAAATCAAAATGGCACGCTCGTTCAATTTGTAGTGGGGAGGTCGTGA
- a CDS encoding response regulator transcription factor, whose amino-acid sequence MIRVLITDDHLVVREGLHLILETADDIEVVGEAMDGAECLRLVPELKPDLILMDLQMPRMDGITAIGHLRKDHPEIAIVILTTYNEDDLMIRALQAGARGYLLKDSSRENLLDAIHAAARGETLLKPEILARVLSHQNQPKPASTSQADSTLTERELEVLQALSRGERNKEIAYNLGITERTVKAHLQSIYQKFGVDSRAAAVAVGAQKGLLGE is encoded by the coding sequence ATGATCCGTGTGCTCATCACCGACGACCATCTCGTTGTGCGCGAGGGGTTACACCTCATCCTTGAAACCGCCGACGACATCGAAGTAGTCGGTGAAGCCATGGACGGCGCCGAGTGCTTGCGCCTCGTCCCTGAACTCAAACCCGACCTCATCCTCATGGACCTGCAAATGCCGCGCATGGATGGCATCACCGCCATCGGTCACCTGCGCAAAGATCATCCTGAGATCGCCATCGTTATCCTCACCACCTACAACGAAGACGACCTGATGATCCGCGCCCTGCAAGCGGGCGCACGCGGATATTTACTCAAAGATTCAAGCCGTGAAAATTTACTGGATGCGATCCACGCCGCCGCACGAGGTGAGACGTTGCTCAAGCCAGAGATCCTCGCCCGCGTGCTCTCGCATCAAAATCAACCCAAGCCTGCCTCCACCTCCCAAGCCGACTCTACACTGACAGAGCGCGAGCTCGAAGTTCTGCAGGCCCTATCACGTGGAGAACGCAACAAAGAGATCGCCTACAACCTCGGCATCACCGAGCGGACAGTCAAAGCCCACCTGCAAAGCATCTATCAAAAGTTCGGAGTCGATTCAAGAGCCGCGGCAGTTGCAGTCGGTGCACAGAAGGGATTGTTGGGGGAATAA
- a CDS encoding alpha-D-glucose phosphate-specific phosphoglucomutase, with product MPHPLAGQPAPRELLTNIPRLVSAYYTEKPNPEETAQQVAFGTSGHRGSSTLASFNEDHILAVCQALVEYRQQAGITGPLFIGKDTHALSEPAEATAIEVLAANGLEIRISDAFIPTPLISHAILTYNRGRTSGLSDGVVITPSHNPPEDGGFKYNPPTAGPAGPEITNVVQKRANEIMRDGLKAVKRIPLKRALAAPTTQKYDYVTPYIRDLINVIEMDKLGGLRIGVDPMGGAAVHMWDIIADLYKLNITVVNRAVDPTFSFMTVDHDGKIRMDCSSPYAMAGLIGLKDQFDIAFGNDPDVDRHGIVTPSSGLMNPNHFLAVAIDYLYRSRSGWRPDAQVGKTLVSSSMIDRVANDLGRTLNEVPVGFKYFVDGLVDGSFGFGGEESAGASFLRKDGTVWTTDKDGILLDLLAAEITALTGRDPGLHYKDLTAKFGAPVYQRIDAKANPAQKNVLKNLAPEDVKADMLAGEKIIDRLTKAPGNGASIGGLKVVTENGWFAARPSGTEDVYKIYAESFVDKTHLNRIFSEAQEIVSDAFKAAGV from the coding sequence ATGCCACATCCACTTGCCGGTCAACCTGCACCACGTGAACTATTGACGAACATCCCGCGCCTTGTATCAGCGTATTACACAGAAAAACCAAACCCAGAAGAAACCGCACAGCAAGTCGCATTTGGGACTTCGGGACATCGCGGCAGTTCCACGCTCGCCAGTTTCAATGAAGATCACATCCTTGCGGTTTGCCAGGCGTTGGTGGAATACCGTCAGCAGGCAGGCATCACAGGACCGCTGTTCATCGGCAAGGATACGCATGCGTTGTCCGAACCTGCAGAAGCGACAGCCATTGAAGTGTTGGCTGCCAACGGACTTGAGATCCGCATTTCGGATGCGTTCATCCCCACGCCGCTCATCTCGCACGCCATATTGACCTATAACCGTGGCCGCACAAGCGGACTTTCCGATGGCGTGGTCATCACTCCCTCCCATAACCCTCCCGAAGATGGCGGCTTCAAATACAACCCGCCAACCGCTGGGCCTGCCGGACCAGAGATCACGAATGTTGTTCAGAAGCGTGCCAATGAGATCATGCGCGATGGCTTGAAAGCGGTGAAACGGATTCCGCTCAAGCGTGCACTTGCAGCACCAACCACGCAGAAGTATGACTACGTTACGCCCTATATCCGTGACCTGATCAACGTGATCGAGATGGACAAACTCGGCGGACTGCGCATTGGCGTGGACCCGATGGGCGGCGCGGCGGTTCACATGTGGGACATCATCGCTGATCTCTACAAACTGAACATCACGGTCGTCAATCGCGCCGTGGACCCAACCTTCTCGTTCATGACCGTTGACCACGATGGCAAGATTCGCATGGATTGTTCGTCGCCGTATGCAATGGCGGGATTGATCGGTTTGAAGGACCAGTTCGATATCGCCTTTGGCAACGACCCGGATGTGGACCGTCATGGGATCGTGACTCCTTCATCAGGTTTGATGAATCCGAATCATTTTCTAGCAGTGGCGATCGATTATTTATACAGGAGCCGCTCCGGGTGGCGTCCAGATGCGCAAGTCGGCAAGACGCTCGTTTCATCGTCGATGATCGATCGTGTCGCGAATGATCTTGGTCGCACGTTGAATGAAGTCCCCGTGGGATTCAAATATTTTGTGGATGGACTCGTGGATGGGTCGTTCGGCTTTGGCGGGGAAGAGAGCGCTGGTGCATCCTTCCTGCGTAAGGACGGCACGGTCTGGACGACCGACAAGGACGGCATCCTGCTCGATCTGCTCGCGGCAGAGATCACCGCGTTGACCGGGCGTGACCCGGGTCTGCATTACAAGGACCTGACCGCGAAATTCGGTGCACCGGTTTATCAGCGCATCGATGCCAAGGCGAACCCCGCGCAAAAGAACGTGCTGAAGAATCTCGCGCCCGAAGATGTGAAAGCGGATATGCTCGCCGGTGAGAAGATCATCGACCGCCTCACGAAGGCTCCGGGCAACGGCGCTTCGATCGGCGGATTGAAAGTAGTGACCGAGAATGGTTGGTTCGCCGCGCGCCCCTCTGGCACGGAGGATGTGTACAAGATCTACGCCGAAAGCTTTGTAGACAAGACACACCTGAACCGCATCTTTTCTGAAGCACAGGAGATCGTCAGTGACGCGTTCAAAGCGGCGGGAGTGTAG
- a CDS encoding AIPR family protein, whose protein sequence is MSNWASFSLLHEKVTKYKTEYELEDYGDAFDWLALDAILGLGADEIEEAITDGAMDGGLDSVHIADTTVHIFNNKYTAEFDHTNKGFPETELTKILTTIDSIFSGQMNKTDVNDALWEKINEIWDGFRKGPLKFKIYLCSNKQKLNETAQKRFERSLEKHRVVEVYYLDLEDIVNKILERKYNKVDGKITFVEKQYFDRSDAGLKGVVATISAVDLVKLIQDPSDENNVIDDVFNENVRVYQPGNKINKRIRATALSETNHEFWYLNNGITIVCEKCDFVPSRSPRVTLTNFQIVNGGQTTHTLFDAYKENKEKLENVLLLVRICETRDNKISEKISETTNSQTPVNTRDLHANDEIQRKLEEEFSSLGYYYERKKNQYQYEPKELRLDNELLGQIYLAYYLDKPSEAKNTKSLIFGDYYDVIFDDKVVSSKRMLLPYKLFLPVNQMKSEIQSKKRKKLPISEKDAFVSRATFHILNVARYISEFHGLDLTDIKTIKKVVDKAISLIGDVTKTERKKRKDLYTHDKFFKETQTNSLIREYVVKQLENGHVKI, encoded by the coding sequence ATGTCAAATTGGGCATCGTTCAGTCTGTTGCATGAAAAAGTCACTAAATACAAAACTGAATATGAACTGGAAGATTATGGCGATGCCTTTGATTGGCTTGCTCTTGATGCAATCCTTGGCTTAGGAGCCGATGAAATAGAAGAAGCAATAACTGACGGTGCAATGGATGGGGGACTAGACTCTGTGCACATTGCCGATACCACAGTTCATATTTTTAATAACAAATATACAGCTGAGTTTGATCACACTAACAAAGGATTTCCCGAAACAGAATTAACTAAGATCCTTACAACAATTGATAGTATTTTCTCTGGTCAAATGAATAAGACAGATGTGAACGATGCCTTGTGGGAAAAAATAAATGAAATTTGGGATGGCTTTAGAAAGGGGCCATTAAAATTTAAAATTTATTTATGTTCTAATAAGCAAAAACTCAATGAAACAGCTCAGAAGAGGTTTGAGAGATCTTTAGAGAAGCACCGAGTTGTCGAAGTGTACTATCTGGATTTAGAGGATATTGTCAACAAGATTTTGGAGCGAAAATATAACAAGGTTGATGGAAAAATAACCTTCGTGGAAAAGCAGTATTTTGACCGTAGCGATGCAGGATTGAAAGGTGTTGTTGCGACAATATCAGCAGTTGATTTGGTTAAATTAATTCAAGACCCAAGCGATGAAAATAACGTTATTGATGATGTGTTTAATGAAAATGTGCGTGTTTACCAACCTGGAAATAAAATAAATAAAAGAATTCGCGCAACAGCCTTATCTGAGACAAATCACGAATTTTGGTATTTGAATAATGGAATCACAATAGTATGCGAAAAATGTGATTTTGTTCCAAGCAGATCCCCGAGAGTAACGCTGACAAATTTTCAAATAGTTAACGGTGGTCAAACTACCCATACTCTTTTTGATGCTTATAAAGAAAATAAAGAAAAGCTTGAGAATGTCCTACTTCTAGTAAGGATTTGCGAAACACGGGACAATAAAATCTCGGAGAAAATTAGCGAGACAACTAACAGCCAAACCCCAGTTAATACACGGGATTTACATGCTAACGATGAAATACAAAGAAAGTTAGAAGAAGAGTTTTCGTCTCTTGGTTATTATTATGAACGCAAGAAAAACCAATACCAATATGAGCCAAAAGAACTTAGATTGGACAACGAACTTCTTGGCCAAATTTATCTTGCTTATTATCTTGATAAGCCATCCGAAGCAAAGAATACTAAATCGTTGATCTTCGGGGATTATTATGATGTAATATTTGATGATAAAGTTGTTTCTTCAAAAAGAATGCTTTTACCATACAAGCTTTTTCTTCCTGTAAATCAGATGAAGTCCGAAATTCAATCGAAAAAACGCAAAAAGCTTCCGATAAGCGAGAAAGACGCATTTGTTTCAAGGGCGACCTTCCATATTTTGAATGTTGCTAGATATATCAGTGAATTCCATGGACTAGATTTAACTGATATTAAAACCATTAAGAAAGTTGTTGATAAAGCAATTTCACTAATTGGTGATGTAACAAAAACTGAAAGAAAAAAGCGAAAGGATTTGTACACTCATGACAAATTCTTCAAAGAAACTCAAACCAATTCTCTAATTCGAGAATATGTGGTCAAGCAACTTGAAAATGGTCATGTGAAAATATAA
- a CDS encoding aminoglycoside phosphotransferase family protein: MNNPQLPWHDPTWIEQAHAWIRSETARRSIQLTGEIEQPHAYSWSTVLHVPTSAGKLYFKATAPETLHEIALTEKLAGWFPDCQLELVAVDTARGWMLMRDGGEQLRASIRPTKDVRPWEPVIVKYAELQIGLAEHVEEILALGIPDHRLAVLPPLYQQLLREEESLMIGQEKGLTAEEFDKLQKLTPRFEQICMDLAAYGIPESLNHGDFHDGNVLLKNGRVTFFDWGDADVTHPFVSLRTFFVSMEIALGLDDYVPPTPEMTALLHRYLEQWQGFASKEDLLKAYALSRPVASIVKTLSWHTTISRMNTDLRKEYAWIVPEVLREFMVYEGMLSQ; the protein is encoded by the coding sequence ATGAACAACCCTCAACTCCCCTGGCATGACCCCACTTGGATAGAACAAGCCCACGCATGGATTCGGTCTGAGACCGCACGCCGATCCATTCAGCTGACGGGTGAGATCGAACAGCCGCACGCTTACTCATGGTCAACGGTGTTGCATGTTCCCACCAGTGCAGGGAAGTTGTATTTCAAAGCCACCGCGCCAGAGACGCTCCACGAGATCGCTTTGACCGAAAAACTGGCAGGATGGTTTCCTGATTGCCAGCTTGAGCTCGTTGCTGTGGATACAGCCCGCGGGTGGATGTTGATGCGCGATGGCGGCGAACAACTGCGCGCGTCCATTCGCCCCACAAAGGATGTCCGTCCGTGGGAGCCTGTGATCGTCAAGTATGCCGAGCTTCAAATTGGACTCGCCGAACACGTGGAGGAAATTCTCGCCTTGGGAATTCCCGATCATCGGCTTGCGGTTTTGCCTCCGCTGTATCAGCAGTTGCTTCGAGAGGAAGAAAGCCTGATGATCGGACAGGAAAAAGGATTGACCGCCGAAGAGTTCGACAAACTCCAAAAGCTGACGCCACGCTTCGAGCAAATTTGCATGGACCTCGCCGCATATGGGATTCCCGAATCGCTTAACCACGGTGACTTCCACGATGGCAACGTCCTCCTCAAAAACGGACGCGTCACTTTCTTCGATTGGGGTGATGCCGATGTGACCCATCCTTTTGTTTCGCTGAGAACTTTTTTTGTGAGCATGGAGATTGCGCTTGGGTTGGATGATTACGTCCCGCCTACGCCTGAGATGACCGCCCTTCTGCATCGCTACCTCGAGCAATGGCAGGGATTTGCCTCCAAAGAGGACCTGCTCAAAGCCTACGCCCTCTCCCGCCCTGTCGCATCCATCGTCAAGACACTTTCGTGGCACACGACCATTTCCCGCATGAACACGGACCTCCGCAAGGAATACGCGTGGATCGTGCCTGAGGTGTTGCGGGAGTTCATGGTGTATGAGGGGATGCTTTCGCAATGA
- a CDS encoding cold-shock protein, translated as MSDRINGTVKWFNGTKGYGFLEREGGPDVFVHFSAIQGEGFKNLQEGQKVEFTVEQGPKGLQAANVVVIS; from the coding sequence ATGTCGGATCGTATCAACGGTACAGTCAAGTGGTTCAACGGAACAAAGGGCTACGGCTTTCTCGAACGCGAGGGCGGCCCGGATGTCTTCGTCCATTTCTCTGCGATTCAAGGCGAAGGCTTCAAGAACCTGCAGGAAGGCCAGAAGGTCGAGTTCACTGTCGAACAAGGCCCCAAGGGTCTTCAGGCCGCTAACGTCGTCGTTATCAGCTAA